One Desulfobulbus propionicus DSM 2032 DNA segment encodes these proteins:
- a CDS encoding bifunctional diguanylate cyclase/phosphodiesterase → MISPHPPTNLARFLSKWSIGKKIFVGNIFLLIAPLLGIFAFILHFTFTQLNATIEEGMEAAGSSIVDMIELTVNSSIQSYLRAIAEKNLEIIKNYHQKQLTGELSENMAKMAVTAILRSQQIGRSGYISILNSQGVFQFHPNSDLEGKPILKMETYSPAWSFITEQITKKTGYMEYVWKNPDEKTFRPKALYMVHFKPWDWIISVCCYREEFQSIIDFKVIEQRIAAFKYGRSGYAIILNQQGEFLVHPHLSDADKPRFAEQIQKIIARAGTGNTRMVKYLWKNPGEQDEREKILFFRRIPQFGLIIGVTTYTAEAYAGLMSSRNVVVLVSLAAALLAVGVAFFMSRLLAAPLRRFAMQLHLPEQDGTDYQGGCETTFLVSRFQQYVEQLQQTNDKLNAEIHFRKSAENFLQIYKRIFDNATEGIFITDQTGKILAVNDAFTTITGYEAHEAIGRNPSMLKSDQHDADFFRQMWQSLIGKGSWEGEIWNKKKDGTVYPEWLTINSIRNERKQILYYFATFYEIGELKKREKQIAFMAYHDILTRLPNRAFLERKLAKTIHDAKQQGGRMAVFFIDLDNFKNINDVFGHHQGDDLLLQVSQRLSSILGGAHTLCRLGSDEFILLMERIDNESFIYLMANRIQAVLKKPFLLEFKKIYVNASIGISVYPDDGDTAMEMIRSADMAMHRAKREGKNRYVLFTKGMHQELYEKFRTENGIRFGLLHREFVVHYQPKVNIDTRKTSSLEALIRWNKGGKLISPSVFIPIAEESSLIDDICLFVLEETCAFHVVMKEQDIAVPVSVNISPRQFHNADFVDLVEDLLGRYQVAPHYLEFEITETTAMKDVEHTLAVMSRLRELGILFSIDDFGTGYSSLGSLNKMPVNTLKIDKQFVDNLDANSGIIATIIAISQQMHLNVVAEGVETEEQLLGLGAMGCHEAQGYYFSRPVSDADILRYLLAEHGRS, encoded by the coding sequence ATGATTTCCCCTCACCCTCCGACAAACCTGGCACGCTTCCTGAGCAAGTGGTCCATCGGGAAAAAAATCTTTGTCGGCAACATTTTTCTGCTTATCGCACCGCTGTTGGGCATCTTCGCTTTCATTCTGCACTTTACCTTCACTCAACTCAACGCCACGATTGAAGAAGGCATGGAAGCGGCCGGCTCATCGATTGTTGACATGATCGAGTTAACCGTCAACAGTTCCATCCAAAGTTATCTGCGTGCCATCGCTGAGAAAAATCTAGAGATCATCAAAAATTATCATCAAAAACAGCTGACCGGGGAATTGAGTGAAAATATGGCGAAAATGGCGGTAACCGCCATTTTGCGTTCCCAGCAGATCGGACGATCCGGATACATCTCCATTCTTAACTCACAGGGAGTGTTCCAATTTCATCCCAACAGTGACCTGGAAGGAAAACCCATCCTCAAGATGGAGACATACAGCCCGGCCTGGTCCTTCATTACCGAGCAAATAACAAAAAAAACCGGATACATGGAATACGTATGGAAAAATCCGGATGAAAAGACATTCCGTCCCAAAGCCCTCTACATGGTCCATTTCAAACCGTGGGACTGGATTATTTCCGTCTGCTGCTATCGTGAAGAGTTTCAAAGCATCATCGATTTCAAGGTGATCGAACAGCGCATCGCCGCTTTCAAATATGGTCGCTCAGGCTATGCCATCATCCTCAATCAACAGGGAGAGTTTCTCGTCCACCCGCATTTGAGCGATGCAGACAAACCACGATTCGCTGAGCAGATACAAAAAATCATCGCCCGCGCCGGCACCGGCAACACCCGCATGGTCAAGTACTTGTGGAAAAACCCGGGTGAACAGGATGAACGGGAGAAAATCCTCTTTTTTAGGCGGATCCCCCAGTTTGGCCTGATCATCGGCGTGACGACCTACACGGCCGAAGCGTACGCCGGCCTGATGTCGAGCCGCAATGTGGTTGTCTTGGTCAGCCTGGCAGCGGCCCTGCTGGCCGTCGGGGTGGCGTTTTTCATGAGCCGACTGCTGGCCGCGCCACTGCGACGCTTCGCCATGCAGCTGCACCTGCCGGAGCAAGACGGCACAGACTACCAAGGAGGCTGTGAAACGACCTTCCTCGTCTCGCGATTTCAACAGTATGTGGAACAACTCCAGCAAACGAACGACAAGCTGAACGCCGAAATTCACTTTCGCAAAAGTGCCGAAAATTTTCTACAAATCTACAAGCGCATTTTTGACAACGCCACCGAGGGCATCTTCATCACCGACCAAACCGGCAAGATTCTCGCGGTCAACGACGCCTTCACCACCATCACCGGCTACGAGGCGCACGAGGCCATCGGCCGGAACCCCAGCATGCTCAAATCAGACCAGCATGATGCCGATTTTTTTCGCCAAATGTGGCAGAGCCTGATCGGCAAAGGTTCTTGGGAAGGCGAAATCTGGAACAAAAAGAAGGACGGTACCGTCTATCCCGAATGGTTGACCATCAATAGCATCCGGAACGAACGCAAACAGATTTTGTATTATTTCGCCACATTCTATGAGATCGGCGAACTTAAGAAACGGGAAAAGCAAATCGCCTTCATGGCCTACCACGATATCCTCACCCGCCTGCCTAACCGCGCCTTCCTGGAGCGCAAACTGGCCAAGACCATTCACGACGCCAAGCAGCAAGGCGGACGAATGGCGGTCTTTTTCATCGATCTCGACAATTTCAAAAACATCAACGATGTCTTCGGACACCATCAGGGCGATGACCTGCTGCTTCAGGTCAGCCAACGGCTTTCCTCGATTCTGGGCGGTGCCCACACCCTCTGCCGCCTTGGCAGCGATGAATTCATTCTCCTCATGGAACGGATCGACAACGAGTCCTTTATCTACCTGATGGCCAACCGCATCCAGGCGGTATTGAAAAAACCGTTTCTGCTCGAATTCAAAAAGATCTATGTGAACGCGAGCATCGGCATTTCGGTGTATCCGGACGATGGTGACACGGCCATGGAAATGATCCGCAGCGCCGACATGGCGATGCACCGGGCCAAGCGCGAGGGAAAAAACCGTTACGTGCTATTCACCAAGGGCATGCACCAGGAGCTCTACGAAAAATTCCGAACCGAAAACGGTATCCGCTTTGGCCTGCTGCATCGGGAATTTGTGGTCCATTATCAGCCCAAGGTCAACATCGACACCCGCAAGACTTCATCCCTGGAAGCCCTGATCCGCTGGAACAAAGGGGGCAAGCTGATCAGCCCCAGCGTCTTTATCCCCATCGCCGAGGAATCGAGCCTGATCGACGATATTTGTCTCTTTGTCCTGGAAGAGACTTGTGCCTTTCACGTGGTCATGAAGGAGCAGGATATCGCCGTGCCGGTGAGCGTCAACATCTCGCCGCGCCAATTCCATAACGCCGATTTCGTCGACCTGGTCGAGGACCTGCTCGGCCGTTATCAGGTCGCCCCTCACTATCTGGAATTCGAAATCACCGAAACCACGGCAATGAAGGATGTCGAGCACACGCTCGCGGTCATGTCCCGGCTGCGAGAACTCGGCATTCTTTTCTCGATCGACGATTTTGGAACCGGCTACTCGTCGTTGGGCTCGCTGAACAAGATGCCGGTCAATACCCTGAAAATCGACAAGCAATTTGTCGACAATCTCGACGCCAATAGCGGCATCATCGCCACCATCATCGCCATCAGCCAACAGATGCATCTCAATGTGGTGGCCGAAGGCGTGGAAACCGAAGAACAATTGCTCGGCCTAGGCGCCATGGGATGCCATGAAGCCCAGGGATATTACTTTTCCCGTCCGGTTTCCGACGCCGATATCCTTCGCTACCTGTTGGCGGAACACGGTCGATCTTGA
- a CDS encoding YcbK family protein, with the protein MVSVPSISCAKALGKRSLSFVHTRTQQELTLTYAWGQAYNPRALAQISQFLRDYQTGQTHPIDPKLLDILWAIQGEMGRKGVYEVISGFRSPQTNRKLRRTSSGVAGHSLHMQGKAVDIRFPGIDTDQIHQCAVEMRTGGVGYYAKADFVHLDSGQYRTW; encoded by the coding sequence GTGGTTTCCGTCCCAAGTATCAGTTGCGCCAAGGCGCTGGGCAAGCGGTCCCTGTCCTTTGTTCATACCCGCACCCAGCAGGAATTGACGCTGACTTATGCCTGGGGACAGGCATACAATCCAAGGGCCCTGGCGCAGATCAGCCAATTTCTGCGCGATTACCAAACCGGTCAGACCCATCCCATCGATCCCAAGCTTCTTGATATTCTCTGGGCCATCCAGGGGGAGATGGGGCGAAAGGGGGTCTACGAGGTGATTTCCGGTTTCCGTTCGCCGCAAACGAACCGCAAACTGCGGCGCACCAGCAGTGGCGTGGCTGGTCACAGTCTGCACATGCAAGGCAAGGCCGTCGATATCCGTTTTCCAGGAATCGATACCGACCAAATCCATCAATGCGCTGTTGAAATGCGCACCGGAGGCGTGGGTTATTATGCCAAGGCCGATTTTGTCCACTTGGACTCCGGGCAGTATCGGACTTGGTAG
- a CDS encoding ComF family protein, whose protein sequence is MPSYFKALQDLLFPPACLGCERRLDSSQPPLLCGDCLGALAEISSPVCPGCGLPFANGADHLCGDCLTGCYAFDLARALFVYQPPVSALILGLKFSTSLTGLATLGALAGRSECLRLFAEPEVIAPVPLHSGRLRTRGFNQSLLVARSCFPQWRTRITPSLLLRRRPTTPQAHLSGKERRTNLKDAFILSMPASVQGKRVLLIDDVFTTGSTVNECSKVLRAGGATRIEVFTLARSLSR, encoded by the coding sequence GTGCCTTCCTACTTCAAGGCCCTCCAAGACCTGCTGTTTCCCCCGGCGTGCCTGGGATGCGAGCGCCGGCTGGATTCCTCCCAGCCACCACTTTTGTGCGGCGACTGCCTGGGCGCGCTTGCCGAGATCAGTTCTCCTGTTTGTCCGGGTTGCGGCCTGCCGTTTGCCAACGGCGCCGATCACCTCTGCGGCGACTGCCTGACAGGGTGCTACGCCTTTGACCTGGCGAGGGCCCTGTTTGTTTACCAGCCCCCTGTTTCCGCTCTCATTCTTGGGTTGAAATTCAGCACTAGCTTGACTGGACTCGCCACCCTCGGCGCCCTGGCGGGCCGGTCCGAATGCCTGCGCCTGTTTGCCGAACCCGAGGTTATAGCACCCGTTCCCTTGCACTCGGGCCGCCTACGGACAAGGGGATTCAACCAGTCCCTCCTCGTGGCCCGCAGCTGTTTTCCACAGTGGCGCACAAGGATCACCCCCAGCCTCCTGCTTCGCCGCAGGCCGACCACACCGCAAGCCCACCTCTCTGGCAAAGAACGACGGACCAACCTCAAGGATGCCTTCATCCTCTCCATGCCCGCATCGGTTCAGGGCAAGCGAGTTTTGCTGATCGACGATGTCTTCACCACCGGCAGCACGGTAAACGAGTGCAGCAAAGTATTACGGGCGGGAGGCGCGACGCGAATCGAGGTCTTTACCCTGGCGAGGAGCCTTTCCCGCTAG
- the icd gene encoding isocitrate dehydrogenase (NADP(+)): protein MTADIITLKANGALNVPANPIIPYIEGDGTGPDIWAAAQKVLDAAVAKSYGQSRKIEWLEVLAGEKAFRVTGEWLPRETIDALKKYTVSIKGPLTTPVGEGMRSLNVTLRQVLDLYACVRPVRYYQGVVSPVKEPGLVDMVIFRENTEDVYAGIEWQAGTEKANRVIDFLRNEMGASIRDNSGIGIKPISEFGTKRLVRKAIQYALDEGRNSVTLVHKGNIMKFTEGAFRHWGYELAAEEFGESTITETALWEQFNGAIPEGKIVIKDRIADAMFQQILLRPSEYSVLAMPNLNGDYISDALAAQVGGLGMAPGANIGDGVALFEATHGTAPKYAGLDKVNPGSVLLSGVMLLDYIGWKEAAELIKSALETTISKKTVTYDLARLMEGATELSCSAFGSAIINNM from the coding sequence TTGACTGCAGACATCATCACTCTCAAAGCAAATGGCGCCCTGAACGTGCCGGCAAACCCGATTATTCCTTACATTGAAGGCGATGGAACCGGGCCGGACATCTGGGCCGCTGCCCAGAAGGTTCTCGACGCTGCGGTAGCCAAGAGTTATGGCCAATCGCGAAAAATCGAATGGCTGGAGGTGTTGGCCGGAGAAAAGGCCTTTCGTGTGACCGGCGAATGGCTGCCGCGGGAGACGATCGACGCCTTGAAGAAATACACGGTCAGTATCAAGGGTCCCCTGACGACCCCTGTGGGCGAGGGCATGCGTAGCCTCAACGTGACCCTGCGTCAGGTGCTCGATCTCTACGCCTGCGTGCGTCCGGTCCGCTATTACCAGGGGGTGGTTTCACCGGTCAAGGAACCGGGCTTGGTCGACATGGTCATTTTTCGGGAAAACACTGAGGACGTGTACGCAGGTATCGAATGGCAAGCGGGCACGGAAAAGGCCAACCGGGTGATCGATTTCCTCCGCAACGAAATGGGGGCATCCATCCGTGACAATTCGGGCATCGGTATTAAGCCGATTTCCGAATTCGGTACCAAGCGATTGGTGCGCAAAGCGATTCAGTATGCCCTGGATGAAGGACGGAATTCCGTGACCTTGGTGCACAAGGGCAATATCATGAAATTTACCGAAGGGGCCTTTCGCCACTGGGGATACGAATTGGCCGCCGAGGAATTCGGCGAGTCGACCATTACCGAGACGGCCCTGTGGGAACAGTTTAACGGGGCGATACCCGAAGGCAAAATCGTCATCAAGGATCGAATTGCCGATGCCATGTTCCAGCAAATTCTTCTCCGGCCAAGCGAATACTCGGTGCTCGCCATGCCCAACCTCAATGGCGACTACATCTCCGACGCCCTCGCCGCACAGGTGGGCGGATTGGGCATGGCGCCCGGCGCCAATATCGGCGACGGCGTCGCCCTGTTTGAAGCCACCCATGGAACCGCGCCGAAATATGCCGGACTCGACAAGGTCAATCCCGGCTCCGTGTTGCTCTCCGGCGTCATGCTGTTGGACTACATCGGGTGGAAGGAAGCTGCTGAGCTGATCAAATCGGCCTTGGAAACAACGATTTCCAAAAAGACGGTCACCTACGACCTCGCGCGGTTGATGGAGGGCGCCACAGAGCTTTCCTGCTCCGCGTTCGGCAGCGCCATCATCAACAACATGTAA